From the Natrarchaeobaculum aegyptiacum genome, one window contains:
- a CDS encoding transcription elongation factor Spt5, with the protein MGIYAVKTTASQEQTVADMIINREEPEVHAALAPDSLTSYVMVEADDHNVIERVLEDIPHARSIVPGESDISEVEHFLSPKPDVEGIAEGDIVELIAGPFKGEKAQVQRIDEGKDQVTVELYEATVPIPVTVRGDQIRVLDSDER; encoded by the coding sequence ATGGGCATCTACGCGGTCAAGACCACGGCGAGCCAGGAGCAGACCGTCGCCGACATGATCATCAACCGCGAAGAGCCCGAAGTCCACGCCGCACTCGCGCCAGATTCGTTGACTTCCTACGTGATGGTCGAAGCCGACGACCACAACGTGATCGAGCGCGTGCTCGAGGACATTCCCCACGCCCGGAGTATCGTCCCCGGCGAGTCGGACATCTCGGAGGTCGAGCACTTCCTCTCGCCGAAACCCGACGTCGAGGGAATCGCCGAGGGCGACATCGTCGAACTCATCGCCGGCCCGTTCAAAGGCGAGAAAGCACAGGTCCAGCGAATCGACGAAGGCAAAGATCAGGTCACCGTCGAACTGTACGAGGCGACGGTTCCGATTCCGGTCACGGTGCGGGGCGACCAGATTCGCGTGCTCGACAGTGATGAGCGCTAA
- a CDS encoding PHP domain-containing protein, with protein MSDGEATRVDCHVKVLNERVVERARRAGLDVLVYAPHFTRLPEIRQQAAEYSSDDLLVVPAREVFTGTWKHRKHVLAIGLSEPVPDFIPLEAAMAEFERQDATVLAPHPEFANVSLAAEDIATYREAIDAVEIFNPKHFPWHNRRARDIADHLEIAPFTSSYAHLPDSVGVACTAFDATIESEADLCRAFAEDTARRIVYDNGATRLRTTAGELAHLVYENTWEKIDRFFLQGLEPTHPRHIAYDGRFEDVALY; from the coding sequence GTGAGCGACGGCGAAGCGACGCGAGTCGACTGCCACGTGAAGGTGCTGAACGAACGAGTCGTCGAGCGAGCGCGCCGGGCCGGGCTCGACGTGCTCGTCTACGCACCCCACTTCACGCGACTCCCCGAAATCCGCCAGCAGGCCGCAGAATACTCGAGCGACGACCTCCTCGTGGTTCCCGCACGCGAAGTGTTCACCGGGACCTGGAAGCACCGCAAGCACGTCCTCGCGATCGGACTTTCCGAACCTGTGCCCGATTTCATCCCGCTCGAGGCGGCGATGGCCGAGTTCGAACGGCAGGACGCGACCGTACTCGCCCCGCATCCGGAGTTCGCCAACGTGAGTCTCGCCGCCGAAGACATCGCGACCTACCGCGAGGCCATCGACGCGGTCGAGATTTTCAACCCGAAGCACTTCCCGTGGCACAATCGCCGTGCCCGCGATATCGCTGACCACCTCGAGATCGCGCCGTTTACCTCCTCCTACGCCCACCTTCCGGACTCCGTCGGCGTCGCCTGCACGGCGTTCGACGCCACCATCGAGAGCGAAGCGGATCTCTGTCGAGCGTTCGCGGAGGATACGGCCCGGCGGATCGTCTACGACAACGGGGCGACCCGACTGCGGACGACCGCAGGCGAACTCGCCCACCTCGTCTACGAGAACACCTGGGAGAAGATCGACCGCTTTTTCCTGCAAGGACTCGAGCCGACGCACCCCCGTCACATCGCCTACGACGGCCGGTTCGAGGACGTGGCGCTGTACTGA
- a CDS encoding rhomboid family intramembrane serine protease, giving the protein MATCDVCGKDESMPYNCRHCGGTYCADHRLPENHDCSALYEWNDPQGVFDSGFDDSVQSGGGSSASSLTDKLRIDTGPGGPLAYFRGNMTYTILALMWLTFLFQWLALTVGGWPLHDALFTLSTAHPEYVWTWITSIFAHSPIGVFHIVANSIVIFFFGPLVERYVGSLKFVLLFIVSGVLAGLGQIGISIAQGEPSAVLGASGAALAIMGVITILNPNLRVYLFFMIPMPLWVLTGGFALISLGLVAGGSAGAFNVAHAAHLVGLVAGLAYGEYIKRTQNLRAPNQLQLGGGGPGGPGGPGGPGGPGGRRRF; this is encoded by the coding sequence ATGGCCACGTGCGACGTCTGTGGAAAAGACGAAAGTATGCCGTACAACTGTCGGCACTGCGGCGGGACCTACTGTGCCGACCACCGGCTGCCGGAAAACCACGACTGCTCTGCGCTCTACGAGTGGAACGATCCGCAGGGCGTCTTCGACAGCGGCTTCGACGACAGCGTCCAGTCAGGCGGGGGCTCGAGCGCCTCGAGTCTCACGGACAAACTGCGGATCGACACGGGGCCCGGCGGGCCGCTCGCGTACTTCCGCGGGAACATGACCTACACCATCCTCGCGCTGATGTGGCTGACGTTCCTCTTTCAGTGGCTCGCGCTCACGGTCGGTGGCTGGCCGCTCCACGACGCGCTGTTTACCCTCTCGACAGCCCACCCCGAGTACGTCTGGACGTGGATCACGTCTATCTTCGCTCACAGTCCCATCGGCGTCTTCCACATCGTCGCCAACAGCATCGTGATCTTCTTCTTCGGGCCGCTCGTCGAGCGCTACGTCGGCTCGCTGAAGTTCGTCCTGCTGTTCATCGTCAGCGGCGTCCTCGCCGGTCTCGGCCAGATCGGCATCTCGATCGCGCAGGGTGAACCCTCTGCCGTCCTCGGTGCCAGCGGTGCCGCGCTCGCGATTATGGGCGTCATCACCATCCTGAACCCGAACCTGCGGGTCTACCTCTTCTTCATGATCCCGATGCCGCTGTGGGTGCTGACCGGTGGATTCGCGCTCATCAGCCTCGGGCTGGTCGCCGGCGGCTCGGCAGGAGCGTTCAACGTCGCCCACGCGGCTCACCTCGTCGGCCTCGTGGCCGGACTCGCCTACGGCGAGTACATCAAGCGAACCCAGAACCTCCGTGCGCCGAACCAGCTCCAGCTCGGCGGTGGTGGTCCCGGTGGGCCGGGTGGCCCCGGTGGACCGGGCGGTCCCGGCGGCCGTCGCCGATTCTGA
- the polX gene encoding DNA polymerase/3'-5' exonuclease PolX: protein MVTNAELAGRFEEFADLLEADEVEYKPRAYRRAAENVRAFPVPIADRVEAGDEDVLQEIDGVGDAIAGKIVEYVETGEIEELEALKEELPIDIADLTRIEGVGPKTAGKLYRELGIETLDDLEEAAEAGEIQEVKGFGPKTEENIRENLEFARQVGQRQLLGEGRPLADDVLAFLESLDAVERVEVAGSIRRWRETIGDVDVLAGTEAGEDVVEAFVDWESVDAEIESGPSKASVRVGEIRVDLRVVVPGEFGAALQYFTGSKDHNVRLRNYAIDREMKLNEYGAFDVSDVEDHESDQRVGERVAGETEAGMYEALGLPWIPPELREDRGEIDAAEAGELPDLLTREDVRGDLHTHTEWSDGNTSIEPMVDAAEALGYDYYAVADHAEGPGIVGGVGLSEDELLEQAERIREIDANREITVLAGVEANVDAEGEIGLSADVIDALDVIVASPHSALSQDAETATERLVRAVENPAVDVLGHPSGRLLNERSGLDFDVTRLARAAADSGTALEVNSDPRRLDLWGSAVQATLEEGATIAIDTDAHQPATLEFVRWGIHTARRGWAEPADVINCWDLEDLQAFLH, encoded by the coding sequence ATGGTCACTAACGCCGAACTCGCGGGCCGATTCGAGGAGTTCGCCGACCTGCTCGAGGCCGACGAGGTCGAGTACAAGCCGCGAGCCTACCGCCGCGCCGCCGAGAACGTCCGTGCCTTCCCGGTGCCGATCGCCGACCGCGTCGAGGCCGGCGACGAGGACGTCTTACAGGAGATTGACGGCGTCGGCGACGCCATCGCCGGAAAGATCGTCGAGTACGTCGAGACCGGCGAGATAGAAGAACTCGAGGCTCTCAAAGAGGAGTTACCGATCGACATCGCCGACCTCACGCGCATCGAGGGCGTCGGCCCCAAGACGGCGGGGAAACTCTACCGCGAACTCGGGATCGAGACCCTGGACGATCTCGAGGAGGCGGCCGAGGCCGGGGAGATTCAGGAGGTCAAGGGCTTCGGCCCCAAGACGGAGGAAAACATCCGCGAGAACCTCGAGTTCGCCCGGCAGGTCGGGCAGCGTCAGCTGCTGGGTGAAGGTCGGCCGCTGGCCGACGACGTACTCGCGTTTCTCGAGAGCCTCGACGCAGTCGAGCGGGTCGAGGTCGCAGGCTCGATCCGGCGCTGGCGGGAGACGATCGGCGACGTGGACGTGCTCGCTGGGACCGAGGCCGGCGAGGACGTCGTCGAGGCGTTCGTCGACTGGGAGTCCGTCGATGCGGAGATCGAGTCCGGGCCGTCGAAGGCCAGCGTCCGGGTCGGCGAGATTCGAGTCGACCTCCGCGTGGTGGTCCCCGGGGAGTTCGGCGCTGCACTGCAGTACTTCACGGGGAGCAAGGACCACAACGTCAGGCTGCGCAACTACGCGATCGACCGCGAGATGAAGCTAAACGAGTACGGCGCGTTCGACGTCTCCGACGTCGAGGACCACGAATCCGACCAGCGCGTGGGCGAGCGCGTCGCCGGCGAGACGGAAGCGGGGATGTACGAGGCGCTCGGGCTGCCGTGGATCCCACCCGAACTGCGCGAGGATCGCGGCGAGATCGACGCCGCCGAGGCGGGCGAACTACCGGATCTGCTCACCCGTGAGGACGTTCGGGGCGACCTCCACACCCACACCGAGTGGTCCGACGGCAACACCTCCATCGAGCCGATGGTCGACGCCGCCGAAGCGCTGGGTTACGACTACTACGCCGTCGCCGACCACGCCGAAGGACCGGGGATCGTCGGCGGCGTCGGGCTCTCGGAGGATGAACTGCTCGAGCAGGCCGAACGGATTCGCGAGATCGACGCCAACCGAGAGATCACGGTGCTCGCGGGCGTCGAGGCCAACGTCGACGCCGAGGGTGAGATCGGCCTCTCTGCGGACGTGATCGACGCGCTGGACGTGATCGTCGCCTCACCGCACAGCGCGCTCTCTCAGGACGCAGAGACCGCGACCGAGCGGCTCGTCCGGGCAGTCGAGAATCCCGCGGTCGACGTGCTCGGCCACCCGAGCGGTCGTCTGCTCAACGAGCGTTCCGGCCTCGACTTCGACGTCACCCGCCTCGCTCGAGCGGCCGCAGACAGCGGGACTGCCCTCGAGGTCAACTCGGATCCACGCCGGCTCGACCTCTGGGGGAGCGCCGTCCAGGCGACCCTCGAGGAGGGTGCGACGATCGCGATCGACACCGACGCCCACCAGCCTGCCACGCTCGAGTTCGTCCGGTGGGGCATCCACACCGCCCGCCGCGGCTGGGCCGAGCCCGCAGACGTGATCAACTGCTGGGACCTCGAGGACCTGCAGGCGTTCTTGCACTGA
- a CDS encoding TIGR00341 family protein: MRYVEVLIPAGSEESVFEVLEEEEIRYVVSESVSDEEYAAAVRFPLPSDAVERVLDRLREVGIGTDASAVVIDAEAIVSEQTDYPRSRSARGAIGGDRISRQELQAKAAGLTPTFPVYATMTLVSAIVATAGLLLDSPAVVVGSMVIAPLIGPALATSVGTVVDDPALQSTGLVYQISGITIAILGAICLASITRLVGLEPAGIDIVAVAELEERVAPNLLALLIALGAGVAGVLSLTRELSEAIVGVMIAAALIPPAAAVGIAVSWGIYGAAVGAMVLVLVNTLSINFAALVTLWAAEYRPANLFAVTTARKQTIAMATLTGLLMVALLVPLVGATLVELEAAQLESDVETDVDAVLADPAFDGVETTAVSVELGDDYPIRSLDQLVIVLSGPEQGPDPALVERLVAAADRHVDEPMTVTVEFVAADHTEIGGEVAAPSHGGT, from the coding sequence GTGCGGTACGTCGAGGTCCTGATCCCGGCTGGCAGCGAAGAGTCCGTCTTCGAGGTCCTCGAGGAGGAAGAGATCCGGTACGTCGTCAGCGAGTCGGTCAGCGACGAGGAGTACGCCGCTGCCGTCAGGTTCCCACTCCCGAGTGACGCGGTCGAACGCGTTCTCGATCGCTTACGCGAGGTTGGCATCGGGACCGACGCCAGCGCCGTCGTCATCGACGCCGAGGCGATCGTCTCCGAACAGACCGACTACCCCCGGTCGAGATCGGCTCGAGGCGCCATCGGCGGTGACCGAATCTCGAGACAGGAACTGCAGGCGAAAGCGGCGGGGCTGACGCCGACGTTTCCCGTCTACGCGACGATGACGCTCGTCAGCGCGATCGTCGCGACCGCGGGACTCTTGCTCGACTCCCCGGCGGTCGTCGTCGGCTCGATGGTCATCGCCCCGCTGATCGGCCCGGCGCTGGCTACGAGCGTCGGGACCGTCGTCGACGATCCAGCCCTCCAGTCGACCGGACTCGTCTACCAGATCAGCGGCATCACGATCGCGATCCTCGGTGCAATCTGTCTCGCGAGTATCACTCGGCTGGTGGGCCTCGAGCCTGCCGGGATCGACATCGTCGCCGTCGCCGAACTCGAAGAACGCGTCGCACCGAACCTGCTCGCGCTCCTGATCGCCCTCGGCGCTGGCGTCGCGGGCGTCCTGAGTCTCACGCGGGAACTCTCCGAGGCGATCGTCGGCGTGATGATCGCCGCGGCACTCATCCCCCCGGCCGCGGCCGTCGGGATCGCCGTCAGCTGGGGGATCTACGGTGCTGCCGTCGGAGCGATGGTCCTCGTCCTCGTCAACACGCTCTCGATCAACTTCGCTGCGCTGGTTACCCTCTGGGCGGCCGAATACCGGCCAGCGAACCTGTTTGCCGTCACGACGGCCCGGAAACAGACCATCGCGATGGCGACGCTTACCGGCCTGTTGATGGTCGCGCTGCTGGTCCCACTCGTCGGTGCGACGCTCGTCGAACTCGAGGCCGCACAGCTCGAGTCGGACGTCGAAACCGACGTCGACGCAGTGCTCGCGGATCCGGCGTTCGACGGCGTCGAGACGACGGCGGTGTCGGTCGAACTCGGTGACGATTATCCCATTCGCTCGCTCGACCAGCTCGTGATCGTCCTCTCTGGCCCCGAACAGGGTCCCGATCCGGCGCTCGTCGAGCGACTCGTCGCAGCGGCCGACCGCCACGTCGACGAGCCGATGACGGTCACTGTCGAGTTCGTCGCTGCCGACCATACGGAAATCGGTGGTGAGGTGGCCGCCCCGAGCCACGGCGGGACGTAA
- a CDS encoding endonuclease V, which yields MTQPRPDLEPTPGLSREEMEGMQRDIADAAVFEDDFEFDPAVLSSPLESAASGADPPTVVGVDQSFLTNDAGEQDRALSAVVAMRGGEVVERAHAITSLEIPYVPGLLAFREGRPILAALEELSVEPDLLLFDGSGRIHFREAGIATHVGVVRDVPSIGVAKSLLCGTSTEDTENLPEGSRVPIEADSRVEVSDGTLLGYAVQTRQYDSPNRHINPLYVSPGHRVGPETAADVVLALAAGYKLPEPVRLADAYATEAKPARED from the coding sequence ATGACCCAGCCCCGCCCCGACCTCGAGCCCACCCCCGGCCTGAGCCGCGAGGAGATGGAGGGCATGCAACGGGACATCGCCGACGCCGCCGTCTTCGAGGACGACTTCGAGTTCGATCCGGCGGTACTCTCGAGCCCGCTCGAGTCGGCCGCAAGTGGGGCCGATCCGCCGACCGTCGTCGGGGTCGACCAGTCGTTCCTGACGAACGACGCGGGTGAGCAGGACCGGGCGCTCTCGGCCGTCGTCGCCATGCGCGGCGGCGAGGTAGTCGAACGGGCCCACGCGATCACGTCGCTCGAGATCCCCTACGTGCCGGGCCTGCTCGCGTTTCGGGAGGGACGACCGATTCTGGCGGCGCTCGAGGAACTGTCGGTCGAGCCCGATCTCCTGCTGTTCGACGGCAGCGGGCGCATCCACTTCCGCGAGGCCGGGATCGCCACCCACGTCGGCGTCGTCCGCGACGTGCCGAGCATCGGCGTCGCCAAGAGCCTGCTCTGTGGCACCTCGACCGAGGACACGGAGAACCTCCCCGAGGGGAGCCGGGTTCCGATCGAGGCCGACTCGCGGGTCGAGGTTTCCGACGGGACGCTGCTCGGCTACGCGGTCCAGACCCGCCAGTACGATTCGCCGAACCGTCACATCAACCCGCTGTACGTCAGCCCCGGCCACCGTGTCGGTCCGGAGACGGCCGCCGACGTGGTGCTCGCGCTGGCGGCCGGCTACAAGCTCCCCGAGCCGGTTCGGCTGGCCGACGCCTACGCGACGGAGGCCAAACCCGCCCGCGAGGACTGA
- a CDS encoding Mut7-C RNAse domain-containing protein, which produces MSRRFLLDVMCGGLVAYLRMCNHDTVYAGDVGLEADDALLERARADERTLLTRDVQLASRGEDALLLESHDVEDQLAELGAAGVDLTLADEPDRCGRCNGRLERVPPDESTPEYAPAPAETSVWCCQDCSQYFWKGSHWDRVAETLEHVDDR; this is translated from the coding sequence ATGAGTCGACGGTTCCTCCTCGACGTCATGTGCGGCGGCCTCGTCGCCTACCTGCGAATGTGCAACCACGACACCGTCTACGCTGGCGACGTGGGGCTCGAGGCCGACGACGCCCTGCTCGAGCGCGCTCGCGCGGACGAACGGACGCTTCTCACACGAGACGTCCAGCTCGCGAGTCGTGGTGAGGACGCACTCTTGCTCGAGTCTCACGACGTGGAGGATCAGCTCGCAGAACTCGGTGCCGCGGGGGTCGACCTGACGCTCGCCGACGAGCCCGACCGCTGCGGGCGCTGTAACGGCCGGCTCGAGCGCGTTCCACCCGACGAGTCGACGCCCGAGTACGCTCCAGCCCCCGCCGAGACGTCCGTCTGGTGCTGTCAGGACTGCAGTCAGTACTTCTGGAAGGGAAGCCACTGGGACCGGGTCGCCGAGACGCTCGAGCACGTCGATGATCGGTAA
- a CDS encoding DUF7565 family protein → MAWECGIDDCGSVFGDVEDLVVHQATEHERRECKVCGTVVPDGYLAIRHAFTEHSRAEYVRAYDADAEDVRQREELLEEIESEADMERIATELKR, encoded by the coding sequence ATGGCCTGGGAATGTGGCATCGACGATTGCGGCTCGGTCTTCGGCGACGTCGAGGACCTCGTCGTTCATCAGGCGACCGAGCACGAGCGACGAGAGTGTAAAGTCTGTGGCACCGTCGTCCCCGACGGCTACCTCGCGATCCGACACGCGTTCACCGAACACAGCCGCGCCGAGTACGTCCGCGCCTACGACGCCGACGCAGAAGACGTCCGCCAGCGCGAGGAACTGCTCGAGGAGATCGAATCCGAGGCTGACATGGAACGGATCGCAACCGAACTGAAGCGGTAA
- a CDS encoding S1C family serine protease produces the protein MTSNRSTLSRRRLLRLTAVAGITGATATTGFAARGDRVVAQEYTDVYEETIDDVVLVTPVTATDPAEDGDPGTPDPPDPEEEVPAGLGSGFVVDDVVVTNDHVVGDADAVELQFTDEQWRTGEVLGTDDHSDLAVLEVDDVPDSVEGLSLADDDPEVGQEVLALGNPLGLDASVSQGIVSGVDRSLPSPTGFAIPAAIQTDAAVDPGNSGGPLVTLDGDVVGVVFAGAGRTVGFAIPAQLVSRVVPELRDEGEYAHPYLGVGTEPVGPLAAQVNDLEDARGVQVVETDPDGPAADVLETADEVALVDGRPIPIGGDVLVAIDDEAVPTQERLTTYLALETSPGDEVDLEVIRDDERETVDVTLDERPDVDVP, from the coding sequence GTGACGTCGAATCGGTCCACGCTGTCTCGCAGACGATTGCTTCGCCTGACCGCCGTCGCCGGCATCACCGGAGCCACCGCGACGACGGGCTTCGCTGCCCGCGGCGACCGCGTCGTCGCCCAGGAGTACACCGACGTCTACGAGGAGACGATCGACGACGTCGTCCTCGTCACCCCGGTGACGGCCACGGATCCAGCCGAGGACGGCGATCCCGGGACGCCGGATCCCCCCGACCCTGAGGAGGAGGTCCCCGCTGGCCTCGGTTCCGGCTTCGTCGTCGACGACGTCGTCGTGACGAACGACCACGTGGTCGGGGACGCAGACGCAGTCGAACTCCAGTTCACCGACGAGCAGTGGCGAACCGGAGAGGTCCTCGGCACCGACGACCACAGCGACCTCGCCGTCCTCGAGGTCGACGACGTGCCCGACAGCGTCGAGGGCCTCTCGCTCGCCGACGACGATCCCGAGGTCGGACAGGAGGTACTCGCACTCGGTAACCCACTCGGCCTGGACGCCTCCGTCAGTCAGGGAATCGTCAGCGGCGTCGATCGGTCGCTGCCGAGCCCGACCGGCTTCGCCATCCCCGCCGCCATCCAGACCGACGCCGCCGTCGACCCCGGTAACAGCGGCGGACCGCTCGTCACCCTCGACGGCGACGTCGTCGGCGTCGTCTTCGCCGGGGCCGGACGGACCGTCGGCTTCGCTATCCCCGCCCAGCTCGTCTCGCGCGTCGTCCCCGAACTCCGCGACGAGGGCGAGTACGCCCACCCCTACCTCGGCGTCGGCACCGAACCGGTCGGTCCGCTGGCCGCTCAGGTCAACGACCTCGAGGACGCCCGTGGCGTGCAGGTCGTCGAAACCGACCCCGACGGCCCCGCAGCGGACGTCCTCGAGACCGCAGACGAGGTCGCCCTGGTCGACGGACGCCCGATCCCCATCGGCGGCGACGTCCTCGTCGCCATCGACGACGAAGCGGTCCCCACACAGGAACGGCTCACGACGTACCTCGCACTCGAGACGAGCCCCGGCGACGAGGTCGACCTCGAGGTGATCCGCGACGACGAGCGCGAGACCGTCGACGTGACGCTCGACGAGCGGCCGGACGTCGACGTGCCCTGA
- a CDS encoding DUF5788 family protein: MQAYERKQLLERVEREGATVGADIPETIEVQGEEIDLRTFVFEIKRRDTVPPGERERVERAKKNLRRERLQRVQRIEEGDITREEGEELARSVIGIDRALNALESLGPTDLEREQKAQQAADRKRWMSFLQKALGKDDGGSSRRGR; encoded by the coding sequence GTGCAAGCCTACGAGCGCAAACAGCTGCTCGAGCGCGTCGAGCGCGAGGGGGCGACCGTCGGCGCGGACATCCCGGAGACGATCGAGGTTCAGGGCGAGGAGATCGACCTCCGGACGTTCGTCTTCGAGATCAAGCGCCGCGACACGGTGCCGCCGGGCGAACGCGAGCGCGTCGAGCGAGCGAAGAAGAACCTGCGCCGGGAACGCCTCCAGCGCGTCCAGCGGATCGAGGAGGGCGACATCACCCGGGAAGAAGGCGAGGAGCTCGCCCGGAGTGTCATCGGCATCGATCGGGCGCTGAACGCCCTCGAGAGCCTCGGTCCCACGGATCTCGAGCGCGAGCAGAAAGCCCAGCAGGCGGCCGATCGCAAGCGCTGGATGTCGTTCCTCCAGAAGGCCCTCGGCAAGGACGACGGTGGCAGTTCACGGAGGGGTCGGTGA
- a CDS encoding protein translocase SEC61 complex subunit gamma, which translates to MDVPYDLTSYVRVLKMATTPTTEEFLQVSKIAGAGILLVGFLGFIIGSVMLLLTGGAAPGGGF; encoded by the coding sequence ATGGACGTTCCGTACGACCTCACCTCGTACGTTCGGGTGTTGAAGATGGCGACGACACCCACGACAGAGGAGTTCCTTCAGGTGTCGAAGATCGCCGGTGCTGGGATCCTGCTCGTCGGGTTCCTCGGCTTCATCATCGGCAGCGTCATGCTGCTGTTGACCGGCGGCGCAGCCCCCGGTGGTGGCTTCTGA
- a CDS encoding aminotransferase class V-fold PLP-dependent enzyme, which yields MSQQDLEALDVGAIREEFPILERTFDGEQLVYLDNAATTHTPDPVVDAMSEYYREYNSNVHRGIHHLSQEASIAYEEAHDRVAEFINADGREEVVFTKNTTESENLLAYSWGLNELGPGDRVVLTEMEHHASLVTWQQIGQRTGADVEYIRIDDTGRLDMDHARELIDDDAAIVSAVHVSNTLGTVNPVSELTDLAHDHGALSFIDGAQAVPNRPVDVKEIGADFYAFSGHKMAGPTGIGVLYGKRELLEDLDPYLYGGGMIRKVTFEESTWGDLPWKFEPGTPPIAEAVGLHEAVDWLEDIGMDRIQAHEEEIARYAYEQLEAEGDVEIYGPEPGPERGGLVSFNLEGVHAHDLASIMNDHTVAVRAGDHCTQPLHDKLGVPASARASFYVYNTREEVDALIAALDDARQLFA from the coding sequence ATGAGCCAGCAGGATCTCGAGGCACTCGACGTCGGGGCGATTCGCGAGGAGTTTCCCATCCTCGAGCGGACCTTCGACGGCGAGCAACTCGTCTACCTCGACAACGCGGCGACGACCCACACTCCGGACCCGGTCGTCGACGCGATGAGCGAGTACTACCGCGAGTACAACTCGAACGTCCACCGTGGGATCCACCACCTGAGCCAGGAGGCGTCGATCGCCTACGAGGAGGCCCACGACCGCGTCGCCGAGTTCATCAACGCCGACGGGCGCGAGGAGGTCGTCTTCACCAAGAACACGACCGAGAGCGAGAACCTGCTCGCGTACTCGTGGGGCCTGAACGAACTCGGCCCCGGCGACCGGGTGGTCCTCACGGAGATGGAACACCACGCCTCGCTCGTCACCTGGCAACAGATCGGCCAGCGCACGGGTGCAGACGTCGAGTACATCCGGATCGACGACACCGGTCGGCTGGACATGGACCACGCCCGCGAACTGATCGACGACGACGCGGCCATCGTCAGCGCGGTCCACGTCTCGAACACCCTCGGCACCGTCAACCCCGTCTCCGAACTCACCGACCTCGCCCACGACCACGGCGCACTCTCGTTCATCGACGGCGCACAGGCCGTCCCCAACCGACCCGTCGACGTAAAAGAAATCGGCGCAGACTTCTACGCCTTCTCCGGCCACAAGATGGCCGGCCCCACCGGCATCGGCGTCCTCTACGGCAAACGCGAGTTGCTCGAGGACCTCGACCCCTACCTCTACGGCGGCGGCATGATCCGCAAGGTCACCTTCGAAGAGTCGACCTGGGGCGACCTCCCGTGGAAGTTCGAACCCGGAACGCCACCGATCGCCGAGGCTGTCGGCCTCCACGAAGCCGTCGACTGGCTCGAGGACATCGGCATGGACCGTATCCAGGCCCACGAGGAAGAGATCGCTCGCTACGCCTACGAACAACTCGAAGCCGAAGGCGACGTCGAAATCTACGGCCCCGAACCCGGTCCCGAGCGAGGCGGCCTCGTCAGCTTCAACCTCGAGGGCGTCCACGCCCACGACCTGGCCTCGATTATGAACGACCACACGGTCGCCGTACGGGCCGGTGACCACTGCACCCAGCCGCTGCACGACAAACTCGGCGTCCCGGCCTCTGCTCGAGCGTCGTTTTACGTCTACAACACCCGCGAGGAGGTCGACGCGCTGATTGCGGCGCTCGACGACGCGCGACAGCTGTTCGCCTGA
- a CDS encoding ferritin — MLSEPIEDALNEQINAELYSSYLYLSMAAYYEAEGLPGFASWMRAQADEEREHAMRIYEFVIERDGRVTLEAIDSPQTEWDSPADAFEAAYEHEVEITGMIDDLVALARKESDNATENMLQWFVAEQVEEEATAQGILDKLRYVGDDGPGLLMIDQELSQRGGADDSSENGDADSLE, encoded by the coding sequence ATGCTCTCTGAACCGATCGAAGACGCGCTGAACGAGCAGATCAACGCCGAACTCTACTCGTCGTACCTCTACCTCTCGATGGCGGCCTACTACGAGGCGGAGGGACTCCCCGGGTTTGCGTCGTGGATGCGCGCTCAGGCCGACGAGGAGCGCGAACACGCGATGCGCATCTACGAGTTCGTCATCGAACGTGACGGTCGGGTGACTCTCGAGGCAATCGACAGCCCACAGACGGAGTGGGACAGTCCGGCCGACGCCTTCGAGGCCGCCTACGAACACGAAGTCGAGATCACCGGGATGATCGACGATCTGGTCGCACTCGCCCGCAAAGAGAGCGACAACGCCACCGAGAACATGCTCCAGTGGTTCGTCGCCGAACAGGTCGAAGAGGAGGCGACCGCACAGGGTATCCTCGACAAACTCAGGTACGTCGGAGACGACGGCCCCGGCCTCCTGATGATCGATCAGGAACTCTCCCAGCGCGGAGGGGCGGACGACTCGAGTGAAAACGGCGACGCAGACTCACTGGAGTAG